In the Sulfurivermis fontis genome, TCCAGGGACTGCCGGGGTTTCCACGCTGACCCCCTCGATATAACTGAGTCGTTCCAGGCGCATACGTGAGCGTTTGACACGTTCGGTAGATATCCAACCACTCTCCATCTGGCGCAACTCGCGCCGTATAACCTCATCTCGTGTTTTGGCATTACCCAGGACATTGACTCTGCGAACATAGACGCGCTTACCGGGATCGACAAAAAACGTCAGCGAGACCTCTTTCTTCTCCTCGTCCAACTCGGGCATGGCATTGATATTGGCAAAGGCATAACCTTCATTACCCAGGCGCTCACTGATGCGTGTTGTGCTTTCCGTGATCTGCTTACGTGAAAAGGTATCACCCGGCTGGATGCTGATCAGTTCGCGCAGAACCTCGTGCGGTACAATGCTCTCGCCCGCCATTTTTACTTCGCGCACAGTGTAGCGCTCGCCCTCGCTGACATTGACGGTGACGTAGATATGTTCATAGTCGGGTGTGATGGAAACCTGGGTAGAGTCGATCTTGAAGTTGATGTAGCCACGGTCCAGGTACCAGGAGCGCAGGGTTTCCAGATCGCCAGCCAATTTCTGCTTGGAATATTTATCTTTGTCGCTGAACAGTGAAAATGGCGGGCGCGAACCGAGCTGAAACTGGCGCAACAATTCTTCGCTGGAGAAGGCCTTGTTACCGACAATATTGATACGATAAATTGTGGCAACATCACCTTCCGCGACAGCGATATGTATAGCGACACGATTGCGCTCTTCGGGCGTAATGGTGGACTTCAACCCCATGCCGTATTTACCCATGGCCAGGTACTGGCGTTTCAATTCCTGCTCCACCTTATCCAGCATGGAACGATCGAATACGCGCCCCTCGGCAAAACCGATGCGTTTGAGACTTTCCAGCAACTGCTCGGTGGGAATGCTCTTGTTACCTTCGATGCTGATGCTGGAAATGGCGGGACGTTCGGCGACAAATATCACCAGGGTGTCGCCCTCCCGCTCCAGCACTACATCCTTGAAGAAACCCGTGCGATACAGCGCCTGAATCGCCTCCACGCTTACCTTGTCATCGAACTGGTCGCCACGCTTGAGCGGCAGATAATTGAATACGGTGCCGATGGAAATACGTTGCAGACCCTCAACGCGAATATCATCGATGACAAAGGGATCCAAGGCCCAGGCAGGCAGTGGCAAGGTAGCACAAGCCAGCGCTATCACGCGCGCCAGGTGCGGGCTTCTATTCTTCATTCTCCCCCCATCAGGCGTGCCAGATCGTTATACATGGCCAGGGTCATCAGCATCACAATAAGGGCAATACCTATGCGGGCAGCCATTGCCTCGGTCTGTTCCGATACCGGGCTGCCCTTGATCCCCTCAATCAGATAAAACAGCAGGTGACCACCATCAAGAATCGGTACTGGCAACAGGTTCAATACCCCCAGGCTGATGCTGACCACCGCCAGGAAAGCAAGGAATTGTGCGAAGCCGGCCAAGGCCGAACTCCTGGCATAAACTGCGATGGTGATCGGTCCGCTGATATTTTCCGTCGACACCCGTCCGACGACCATTTCGCCCAGCATACGCACGGTCAGGGCGGACATGTCCCAGGTTTTGTGTAGTGCGGCACCGATAGCGGCCACAGGTCCGAGACGCCACTCGCTGCGTAGATGCTCGGCCAGTTGTGGATTGATGCGCACGCCCGCACCGATACGTCCTACCATACCAGCCGCTGTCTCATGTGCAACCGGCCGCACCTGCACCTCGAATTCCTCACTGCCACGCCGCACCCGGAACTGCAAGTCGGTCTCTGGATTTTCACGCACCTTGAGGACCATGTCCTCCCAATCGGCAATAGCGATACCGTCGATGGCAACGATTTCATCGCCCGCCTGCAACCCTGCCCGGGCCGCCGCAGAATCGGGCGTTATCTCATCGAGCACCGGAGCAATATGTGGTCGATAGGGCTGCAGGCCAATCACCTTGCTGAAGGTATTGGCATCTACTTCTCCCTGCAATTGATCGAGAGGCAGCTGATAGCGGTATTCGACGCCGCCGTCATTCACCGTGACGGTTACTGCTTCCTTGCGCAAGGCATAAGGCAGCAGCGACTCCAGCACTGCACCCCAGGTCGGCGTGGCGCGGCCGTCCACTGCCAGCACCTCCTGTTCGCTGCGCAAGCCGGCCTGATATGCCAGACTCGTCGGCGCCATATCCCCCAGCAAAGGACGCATGCCTGGAGTGCCGGTGACATACATCAACCAGTAGGCCAGTACGGCAAACAGCAGATTGAACAACGGCCCGGCAGCCACAATGGCAGTACGCTTGCGCAAGGGTTGCCGGTTGAAGGCCCGGTCCAGTTCATGTGCGGCCACATCGCCTTCGCGTTCATCCAGCATCTTGACATAGCCACCGAGCGGAATGGCTGCGATGACATATTCGGTTTGATCAGGTCCACTGCGACGCAGCCACAATGGTTTACCAAAACCGATGGAGTAACGTAATACTTTGACCCCCATGCGCCGTGCTACCCAATAGTGGCCGAATTCATGTACTGCAATCAGCACACTGATGGCGAAAACGAACAGCAGTGGTGTCAGGAGAAAATCAAGCATCAGTGCCTCAGACCCCGCATCGCCACCTGACGTTCCGCTGCCATGCGCGCAGCGGCGTCATCGGCAAGAATTTGCTCCATGCTGTCGGCGTCATGGGCAGTGACTTCCATCAGCACCGCCTCGATCACCTGCGGGATGGCGGTATAGGCGATACGGCGCTGCAGGAAAGACTCTACCGCTATCTCGTTGGCGGCATTGAGGATGGCCGAGCTGGTTCCACCGGACTCCATCGCCTCCACGGCGAGGCGCAGGCAGGGAAAACGGTTCAGATCGGGGGCACTGAAATCCAGCCGCGCCACACTGAAGATATCCAGGCTACCGACACCGGACTCCATGCGCTCCGGCCAGGCCAGGGCGTGTGCAATGGGTGTACGCATGTCCGGATTACCGAGTTGCGCCAATACCGAACCATCGACATATTCGACCATCGAGTGGATTACGCTCTGCGGATGCAACACCACCTGCACCTGTGCCGGTGTGGTGTTGAACAACCAGCAGGCCTCGATCACCTCCAGACCCTTGTTCATCATGGTGGCGGAATCCACCGATATCTTGCGCCCCATGCTCCAGTTGGGATGAGCCACCGCCTGCTCCGGAGTAACGGCAGCCAACTGCTCGAGCGGTGTGGTGCGGAAGGGACCACCTGAAGCGGTGAGCAGGATGCGGCGCACACCGACATGCTCGAAGCCAGTGGAAAAACCCGAGGGCATGCACTGGAAGATGGCGTTGTGCTCACTGTCGATGGGCAGCAGCACGGCATTGTTCTGCTGTATCGCCTCCATGAACAGGCGGCCCGACATCACCAGTGCCTCTTTGTTGGCAAGCAGCACATGCTTGCCGGCGCGCGCCGCGGCGAGTGTCGGCAGCAGGCCGGCCGCGCCTACAATAGCCGCCATGACATACTCGACTTCTGGCAGTGCAGCGACCTGCTCCAAACCGGAAGTTCCCGCCAACACAATAATGTCCGGCGCGCTGTCACGCAGGCGGGCCGCCAGACGCTCGGCAGCCGTGGCATCACCCATCACGGCATAGGCAGGACGAAACTCCAGACACTGTTCATACAGCTTGTCCACCTGACTGTTGGCGGTGAGGGCTACCACACGATAACGGTCACGGTGCCGCCCCAACACATCCAGCGTGCTGCGCCCAATCGAACCGGTCGCGCCGAGTACGGTCACACCGATCATGACAACGCGTGCCAGAGGAAGAAACCAAACACGAACACCGGCGCCGCCGCGGTAAGGCTGTCGATACGGTCGAGCACACCGCCATGTCCGGGCAACAGACCACCGCTATCCTTCACCGCAGCGAGCCGCTTGAACATGCTCTCGGTCAGATCACCGACAATCGATGCAGCCACTACAAGCAGGGTTAGGGGCAACATCCAGGAAAGCGCCGTCAGTGGTAAACCAAGCAGCGGCGTGCCAAGCAGAGTGATGAGCAGGGTCGCGGCCATCGCACCGCCGACACCAGCCCAGGTCTTGCCGGGACTGACCTGCGGCGCCAGCTTGCGCCGACCGTAGGCATGGCCGGCGAAATAGGCGCCGATATCCGCGCCCCAGACGAGCAGTATGACAAACAAGGCATGGCGCGGCCCGGTGTGCCACTGCAGGCCGGCCAGACTGACCCAGCCAGGCAACAGGGTCAGCATGCCGGCGAAGCTCACCAGGCTGGGATACCGCTTCCACAGTGCGCCGCCGTGCGGAAAACGCAGCACGAAAACCAGCGCTACACACCACCACAGCACGCCGGCGGCGGCAACGAAAAACAGCAGATAGCCGATCGTGTCGCGATTGAGCAGTGCAATCATGACACCGACGAAGATCGCGACATAAAAGTGGCGCAGGACCACGTGTTGCAGGCCCGCCAGGCGTGACCACTCCCAAGCGCCCAAAACGAAAATGACGCCGAGTATGGCCGCAAACCAAGGTCCAGGCAGCGCCAGCGTAGCCCAAATGGCCAGAGGAGCCAGAATCAGCGCCGTGATTACACGTAGCTTAAGCATCGAGCAATTGCTCCACCTGCTCGCCGGTGCGACCAAAGCGCCGCTGCCGACTGGCGAAGGATTCCAGTGCTGCAGCGAAGGCCTGCTCGTCGAATTCAGGCCACAGCAGCGGGGTGAAATAGAGTTCGGTATAGGCCAATTGCCAGAGCAGAAAATTACTGATGCGCTGCTCGCCGCCGGTACGGATGAACAGATCCGGCTCCGGCAATCCCGCCAAGGAGAGGTGCGTTTCGATGACTGCCGGAGTGATGGCATCGGCCGCCAGCTCACCGCGCGCTACTTGTTCAGCCACGAAGCGACAGGCTTGGGTGATATCCCAGCGCCCACCGTAATTGGCGGCGATAATCAGATTAAGAGCCGTATTGCCGGACGTGAGTTCCTCGGCAGCAGCGATGCGCTTTTGCAGCTCAGGGGCAAAGGCACTGCAATCGCCGATGATGCGCAGCCGCACACCGTGCTTGTGCAGCTTTTTGACCTCCATGTCGAGGGCGGTCATGAACAGATTCATCAGCAGCCCTACTTCTTCCGCCGGACGGCGCCAGTTTTCGCTGCTGAAGGCAAACAGGGTCAGATATTCGATACCCCGTTCAAGGCATCCCTTGACCATGGCCCGCACGCTGTCCATGCCGGCCTTGTGACCGGCAAAGCGCGGCAGTCCGCGCTTGCGTGCCCAGCGCCCGTTGCCATCCATGATGATGGCCACATGGCGCGGGAGTTTGCGGGCATACAGTTCGGAGTCGGACATGGAACGCTAGTTACAAGTTTCAAGTTGCAAGTTGCAAAAAGAAAATCCCCGTTAGTTAAACACCCGCCAGTGACTTTCCCTCTCGTCACTTGCCACTTGTAACTTGGAACTCAAATTTCCATCAGGTCCTTTTCCTTCGTTTCCAGGACCTTGTCGACTTCGACAATGTAACGGTCCGTGAGTTTCTGGATTTCATCCTGGCCACGGCGCTCGTCGTCCTCGCTGATCTCCTTGGCCTTGAGCAGCTCTTTCAGATCATTGTTGGCATCGCGGCGGATGTTGCGGATGGCCACCTTGGCACCTTCTCCTTCGTGACGCACCACCTTGATCAACTCGCGGCGGCGTTCCTCGGTGAGCGGCGGCATGGGGATACGTATCACGGTGCCGGCGGAACTGGGATTGAGTCCCAAGTCGGAGGTAAGGATGGCCTTTTCCACCGCTTGGATCATATTGCGCTCCCACAGGGTGATGGTGAGGGTACGGGCATCCTCCACACCGATATTACCCACCTGGCTCAGCGGCACCATCGAACCATAATACTCCACGGTGATGTGCTCCAGCAGGCTGGGATGGGCGCGGCCGGTGCGCAATTTGGTCAGTTCACCCTTCAGCGCGTCCACGCTCTTCTTCATGCGCGTTTCGGCGTCTTTCTTGATGTCGTTGAGCATGTTTCCTCCAAAGCCTAGGCTTCGACCTGGGTGCCCTCGTCCCGTCCCAGCATGATGTTCATCAGGGCGCCCGGCTTGTTCATATTGAACACACGCAGCGGCATGCGGTGATCACGGCACAGCACGATGGCGGTGGCATCCATCACCTCCAGCTTGCGCTCCAGTACCTCGTCATAGGTCAGCCGACCGTAGCGGGTGGCGCTCGGATCTTTCACTGGATCGGCGCTGTAGACACCATCTACCTTGGTAGCCTTGAGTACCAGGTCAGCATTGATCTCGATGCCGCGCAGACTGGCGGCCGAGTCGGTGGTGAAGAAGGGGTTGCCGGTTCCGGCAGCGAAGATCACCAGCCGCCCCTTTTCCAGGTGACGGATGGCCTTGCTGCGCACGAAATCTTCGCACACGGCGGGGATCGGCAGGGCCGACATCACCCGCACTTGCAGCCCTTCCTTTTCCAACGCCCCTTGCATGTTGAGAGAGTTGATCACCGTGGCCAACATGCCGATCTGATCGGCTGCCGCCCGGTCCATGCCGGACGACGCCAGACTGACACCACGGAAGATATTGCCGCCGCCGATCACCACGCCGACCTGCACCCCCGCCCTGACCACCGCGGCAATCTCCCGGGCGATGCGTTGAGCGACTTCCGGGTCGATACCGAACCCCTGCTTGCCCATTAGGGCCTCACCGCTCAGCTTGAGCAGGACGCGGTGGTAAACCGGTTTGGCGGCGTCTCCCATGACTTACTTGCTCGTGGCGGCGGCCTGGGCGGCCACTTCCTCGGCGAAATTGACGGTCTTCTTCTCGATGCCCTCGCCTACCTCGAAGCGGGTGAAACCGATCACCTTGGCGCCGGCGTCCTTCACCAGCTTCTCCACGCTGATGTCCGGGTTCTTGACGAAGGGCTGGCCCAGCAGGGTGACTTCCTTGAGGAACTTCTTGATGCGGCCGTCCACCATCTTGGCGATGATGTCGGCGGGCTTGCCGCTGTCGGCGGACTGCGCGGTATAGATCTCGCGCTCCTTCTCGATCAGCTCGGCCGGTACCTGATCCTCGGACACACACTGCGGACGGCTGGCGGCCACATGCATGGCGATGTCGCGGGCCAGTTCGGCAGTGCCGCCCTGCAACTCGACCACCACGCCGATGCGGGTGCCGTGCAGATAGTTCACCAGGATGTTATCGCTGTTGTAGGCCACCATGCGGCGCACGGCGGAGTTCTCGCCGATCTTGGCGATCAGAGCCTTGGTAGCGTCGGCCACGGTCATACCGTCGGGCATCTTGGCGGCCAGCAGGGCGTCGATGTCGTTGGCGCCGGAGTTCAGGGCCACCTCGCCCACGGCGTTGGCGAAGTTGCGGAAATCGTCGCCCTTGGTGACGAAGTCGGTTTCGCAGTTCACTTCCACCATCACCAGGCGCTTGCCGTCGGCGGCGGCCTTGACGATGATCAGGCCCTCGGCAGCGGTGCGGCCGGCCTTCTTGTCGGCCTTGGCCATGCCGGCCTTACGCATGTGCTCGATGGCGGCCTCGATGTCGCCGTTGGTTTCCGTCAGGGCCTTCTTGCACTCCATCATGCCGGCGCCGGTGCGCTCACGCAGGTCCTTGACCAGGGCAGCGGTAATTTCAGCCATCTTGTAATCCTCGCTAGAAAATCGGAAATCTGTCGGCGGCCTGCGGCCGCCGGTTCGGCAATACATTCAAAAAAGGGGGCCTGGCCCCCTTTTTTGTCTTCAGGTCGCCATCCGGCTTAACGGGCGGTTTCTTCGACCTCGACGAACTCGTCCACCGCACCGGCGCCGGACGCGCTGCGGCCGGCCAGGATGCTGTCCGCCGCTGCCTGCACGTACAGGGTGATGGCGCGGATGGCGTCGTCGTTGCCGGGGATGACGTAGTCGACACCGTCCGGGCTGTTGTTGGTATCGACCACGCCGATCACCGGGATACCCAGGGTCTTGGCCTCGGCGATGGCGTTCTTCTCATGGCCGACGTCGATGATGAACAGGGCGTCCGGCAGGCTGGCCATGTCCTTGATACCACCGATGGAGCGCTGCAGTTTGTCGATCTCGCGGCGCATCAGCAGCGCTTCCTTCTTGGAGACGCGGTTCATGCTGCCGTCCTGCTCCATGCTCTCCAGATCCTTCAGCCGCTTGATGGACTGCTTGACGGTCTTGAAGTTGGTCAGCATGCCGCCCAGCCAGCGGTGGTTGACGTAGGGCATACCGCAGCGCTGTGCCTCGGCGGCGATGATGTCGCGGGCCTGGCGCTTGGTGCCGACGAACAGGATGGTGCCGCGCTTGGATGCCATGGAACCCAGGAAATTCATCGCCTCGTTGAACAGCGGGACGGTCTTTTCCAGGTTGACGATGTGGACTTTGTTGCGGGCGCCGAAGATGTAGGGCGCCATCTTCGGGTTCCAGTAACGGGTCTGGTGGCCGAAATGAACACCGGCCTCCAGCATCTGACGCATGGTCACGTTTGCCATTTGAAACATTCCTCTTTCAGGGTTGGGCCTCCACGTACCCCGCTGGCCGACCCCCGGGTGATAGACCCTGAAGGCACCCCGGCCAGTGTGACGGTACGTGTGCGGATTTGAAAAACTAAAAACTCAATAAACGCGGGTTTGCCTATTGAAGCCGCGCTTTATACCATAATCACCGTTCCGCAACAACGGCATACCCGCCCCGATGCGGCCGTCCGACAGCCGCCAACCCCCAGGAATCGCTGCATGAGCGTCACCATCAAGACCCCGGAAGAACAGGAAAAAATGCGCGTGGCCGGCCGCCTGGCCGCCGAGGTGCTGGAGATGATCGCACCCCATGTGCAGCCCGGGGTGACCACCGACACGCTGGACCGGCTGTGCCACGACCATATCGTCAACGTCCAGCAGGCCATCCCGGCACCGCTCAACTACCACGGCTACCCCAAGTCCATCTGCACCTCCATCAACCATCAGGTCTGCCACGGCATCCCCAATGACCGTGAGCTGAAGGACGGCGACATCGTCAATCTGGACATCACAGTGATCAAGGATGGCTACCACGGCGACACCAGCATGATGTTCCTGGTGGGCAAACCATCCATCAAGGCCGAACGCCTGTGCCGCGTCGCCCATGAATGCCTGTTGGTCGGCATCCGCCTGGTGCGGCCGGGGGTACGCCTGGGGGACATCGGCCACGCCATCCAGCACCATGCCGAGGCCAACGGCTACTCCATCGTGCGCGAATACTGCGGCCACGGCATCGGCAAGGACTTCCATGAGGAGCCCCAGGTGCTGCACTACGGCACCCCCGGCACCGGCCTGGAACTGACCCCGGGCATGACCTTCACCATCGAGCCCATGGTCAACGCCGGCAAGCGCCACATCAAGCTGCTGCCCGACGGCTGGACCGTGGTGACCAAGGACCGCAGCCTGTCGGCCCAGTGGGAACATACCATCCTGGTCACCGACGACGGCTGCGAGGTGCTCACCCGCCGCTCCGGCGAGGTCATATAACCTTCTGATGGAAAAGGATGTCCTCTTCGACGGCGCGGCCTTCGACGACGCCCTCGCCGCGGGCGCCGCGCCCCTGCCCCTGTTCCGCGACGCCCTGCGCCAGGCCCATGCCGTGCTGGCACGGCGCTTCGAGCGCGGCGCCCCCATCGTCCAGTTGGTGCGCGGCCGCGCCTGGGTGGTGGACCAGCTGCTGGCCCGGGCCTGGCAACACCTCATGGCTGGGAGCCAACATCAGGCGGCCCTGGTCGCCGTGGGCGGCTACGGCCGTGGCGAACTGCATCCCTATTCCGACATCGACCTGATGGTTCTGCTGCCGGTGGGCGAACTGCCCGCCCTGCATCAGGCCCTGGAAGGGTTTCTGCTGTTCCTGTGGGACATGGGGCTGGAGGTGGGCCACAGTGTGCGCTCGGTGGCCGACTGCGAGCGCGAGGGCCGGGCCGACATCACTGTCGCCACCAATCTGATGGAGTCGCGCCTGCTGGGTGGCGACGCCGGCCTGTACTACGCCATGCGCCAGGTAGTCGGCCCGGACCACATCTGGCCGGTACGCGAGTTCTTCGCCGCCAAGTGGCAGGAACAGATCGCCCGTCACCGCAAGTTTCACGACACTGCCTACAACCTGGAACCCAACGTCAAGGAAGGCCCCGGCGGCCTGCGCGACATCCAGATGATCGGCTGGGTGGCCAAGCGCCACTTCGGCGGCCAGACCCTGGACGACCTGGTCGGCCACGGCTTCCTGACCCCCGGGGAATACCGCACCCTCATCGACGGCCAGAACTTCCTCTGGCGCGTACGCTTCGGCCTGCACCTGCTGGCCCGCCGCCGCGAAGACCGCCTGCTGTTCGACCACCAGCGCGCCCTCGCCCGCCAGTTCGGTTACCAGGATGAAGATGCCACCCTGGCGGTGGAGCAGTTCATGAAGCGCTACTACCGCACGGTGATGGAACTGGGCCAGCTCAACGAAATGCTGCTGCAACTGTTCCAGGAAAAGATCCTGCTCGTCGACGAGCCGGCGCAGATTGTCCCCCTCAACCGCCGCTTCCAGACACGCAACGGTTTTCTCGAGGTCAGCAACGACCTGGTATTCCGCCGTCAGCCCTTCGCCCTGCTGGAGCTGTTCCTCCTACTGGCGCAGCACGAACACCTCAAGGGCATACGCGCCGAGACCATCCGTCTGATCCGCAGCCACCTGCATCTCATCGACGACGAATTCCGCGCCGACCTGCGCTGCCGCAGCCTGTTCATGGAACTGCTGCGCCAACCGCGCGGCGTACACACTGCCTTGCGCCACATGAACCGCTTCGGCCTGCTCGGCGCCTACCTGCCGGCCTTCGGCCGCATCGTCGGCCAGATGCAACACGACCTGTTCCACGTCTATACCGTGGACGAACACACCCTGTTCGTGCTGCGCAACGTGCGCCGCTACGCCTATACGCAATACAAGGCCGAGTTCCCGCTATGCAGCGAGCTGATGGACCAGATCCCCAAGCGCGAAGTGCTGTACGTCGCCGCCCTGTTTCACGACATCGCCAAGGGCCGCGGCGGCGATCACTCGGTGCTGGGGGCCGAAGAGGTAACGGAATTCTGCCGCAACCACCAGCTGTCCGACTACGACACCCGCCTCGCCGCCTGGCTGGTACGCAACCATCTGCTGATGTCGGCCACCGCCCAGCGCCAGGACATCAACGACCCGGACGTAGTGAACGCCTTTGCTGCCGCCGTGGGCGACCGCGTACATCTGGACTATCTCTATCTGCTCACCATCGCCGACATCCGCGCCACCAGCCCCACACTGTGGAACTCCTGGAAGGGCACCCTGCTCAACACGCTGTACAACAGCACACGCAACGCCCTGCGCCGCGGCCTCACCAACCCCATCGATGCCGACGAACTGATCGCCGAGACCAAGGAAGAGGCGCGCAAACGGGTGCGCGACCGTGCCGTTTCAGCGCAGGCCATCGACGCCCTCTGGTCGCGCCTGGACGACGACTACTTCCTGCGCTACACCATCGACGCCATTGCGTGGCATACCGAGTCGATCATTGCGGCGCAGGACAGCCCGCCGCCGCTAATTCTGATCCGCCAGCAGACCCAGCATGGCGGCACCGAGGTATTCATCTACACCCCACGCCACGACAACCTGTTCGCCCTTACCACCAGCACCCTGGATCAGATGGGGCTCACCATCACCGATGCCCGTATCATGACCTCGCGCGACGGCTACACCCTGGATACCTATATCGTGCTGGAGGAAGACGGCGCCCCGGTGAGCGATGCCTGGCGCATCCAGGAACTGGAAACCACGCTGCACGATGTGCTGGCCTATCCCGATGCACCTCCGCAAAAAGTCGAACGCCGCCTGCCGCGCCAACTGAAACACTTCACCATTCCGACCCAGGTTATCTTCCAACCCGATCCCTACAATGACCGCACGGTGATGGAGGTGATCAGTTCGGACCGCCCCGGGCTGCTGTCACAAATCGGCAAGGCATTGATGGAGTGCAACGTGCGCCTGCAGAATGCCAAAATCGCAACCCTGGGCGCCCGCGTGGAGGACATTTTCTTCATCACCGACGCGGCCAACCAGCCGCTGCACGATACACAGCAGATGGAGCAGTTGCGCCAGCGCATTGCGGCGTTGCTGGCGCCATAGGCGCGGGAGAGAACGCCTGACCTGCCATGCACAAAGTCAAGGCCGTAAACCTCGCCTGTCCGCTCGATGGCCTGCCGCTGACGCAGGGTGAGCGGCAGCTATGCTGTCCCGCAGGCCACAGTTTCGATATCGCGCGCCATGGCTATGTCAACCTGCTGCCGGTACAGAACAAGAAGTCCCGGGAACCTGGTGACAGCACTGAAATGGTCGAGGCTCGGCGTCGCTTCCTCAACGCCGGCTTCTATCGACCCATCGCCGACCAGCTCACGGCACTCATGCTGCAATCTTTGCCTGACACTGAACCTTGCATCGTGGATGCCGGCTGCGGTGAAGGTTATTACCTCGATCAGGTGAACCGGGTGCTGGCGGCAAACGGCCGCGATGCCACCCTCATCGGCCTCGATATCGCCAAACCCGCCGTTATCGCTGCCTGCCGGCGCAACAGGCAGCTCACCTGGCTGGTAGCCTCCAACAACAATCCGGCCATAATGCCGAAAACGGTGGACCTGATCCTGTGCCTGTTCGGTTTCCCGGTCTATCCCGCCTTCGCGCGCATGCTCAAACCGGGCGGCAGGCTACTGCTGGTGGATGCCGGCCCCGACCATCTGCTGGAGCTGCGCGAAGTCATTTATCCGGAAGTGCGCAAATCACCCCCGCCAGCCATCGATAAGGCGCAGCAGGCCGGATTCAAGCTCGTCGACAGCCGAACGCTGCGCTATCACACCGCCGCTCTCAACCATGAGCAGATCGCCGATCTGCTGCGGATGACGCCGCATCTCTACCGTGCCAGCTCCGTCGGCAAAGAGGCCGCAGCACGACTGAGCAGCCTCCGCCTGACAGTGGACGTGGTATTCCGCATCTTGGGAAGGTCCGAATAAGTCCATCTGAAGTTCTCAGGTCGCTCCCGCCCCTCCCTGGGCTGCGCGACATCAGTTCATCCGTGGACAAAACCACGCCAAGCGAAAAGTACGATTGTCGCTTGGGGGCCGTTGTACGCGCGCAAAGACGGCCTTACAGCTTCTGCAGGACAAACAGCCAACCCGGCACATCGACGCCCAGGTTCTGCCGCAATACGGCCGCCTCCTCCGCCAGTACCACGAAACCATGCTGTCTGGCCAGGGCGCGCACATAGCCCGCACCATGAGCATAACGTCCCGCCTCACACAGGACAAAGGTGTCCACGGCCCCCCGCTCCACCGAAAACAACAACCGCCCATCGCGCCTCAAGGCACGTCGTGCAGCAGCGAAGACCGGCGCCAGATCACCGAGATAAACGAACACATCGGCAGCCAGCAGCAAGTCGTATGGTGATGCCAGCGCCCGCAGCGTGGCCACTGCCTCGCCCACCTCGAGCACGTCATAGATGGCGCGCTCACGTGCCTTGTCCAACATGCGAGGAGACAGATCGACACCGGCGAGGTGTGCCGCGACATCACGAAATGCCATACCGGCGAGGCCGGTGCCGCACCCCAGGTCCAACACCTGCAAATCCCTGCCGCCACCGCAACGTTCGAACAGTTCGCGCAGCAGTGTCGGCGTGCGATAACCCAGCATGCCGGCCAGATGCTCATCGAAGTCATCGGCGTACTGGTCGAATAGCGCA is a window encoding:
- the frr gene encoding ribosome recycling factor yields the protein MLNDIKKDAETRMKKSVDALKGELTKLRTGRAHPSLLEHITVEYYGSMVPLSQVGNIGVEDARTLTITLWERNMIQAVEKAILTSDLGLNPSSAGTVIRIPMPPLTEERRRELIKVVRHEGEGAKVAIRNIRRDANNDLKELLKAKEISEDDERRGQDEIQKLTDRYIVEVDKVLETKEKDLMEI
- the pyrH gene encoding UMP kinase, whose translation is MGDAAKPVYHRVLLKLSGEALMGKQGFGIDPEVAQRIAREIAAVVRAGVQVGVVIGGGNIFRGVSLASSGMDRAAADQIGMLATVINSLNMQGALEKEGLQVRVMSALPIPAVCEDFVRSKAIRHLEKGRLVIFAAGTGNPFFTTDSAASLRGIEINADLVLKATKVDGVYSADPVKDPSATRYGRLTYDEVLERKLEVMDATAIVLCRDHRMPLRVFNMNKPGALMNIMLGRDEGTQVEA
- the tsf gene encoding translation elongation factor Ts, translating into MAEITAALVKDLRERTGAGMMECKKALTETNGDIEAAIEHMRKAGMAKADKKAGRTAAEGLIIVKAAADGKRLVMVEVNCETDFVTKGDDFRNFANAVGEVALNSGANDIDALLAAKMPDGMTVADATKALIAKIGENSAVRRMVAYNSDNILVNYLHGTRIGVVVELQGGTAELARDIAMHVAASRPQCVSEDQVPAELIEKEREIYTAQSADSGKPADIIAKMVDGRIKKFLKEVTLLGQPFVKNPDISVEKLVKDAGAKVIGFTRFEVGEGIEKKTVNFAEEVAAQAAATSK
- the rpsB gene encoding 30S ribosomal protein S2, with the protein product MANVTMRQMLEAGVHFGHQTRYWNPKMAPYIFGARNKVHIVNLEKTVPLFNEAMNFLGSMASKRGTILFVGTKRQARDIIAAEAQRCGMPYVNHRWLGGMLTNFKTVKQSIKRLKDLESMEQDGSMNRVSKKEALLMRREIDKLQRSIGGIKDMASLPDALFIIDVGHEKNAIAEAKTLGIPVIGVVDTNNSPDGVDYVIPGNDDAIRAITLYVQAAADSILAGRSASGAGAVDEFVEVEETAR
- the map gene encoding type I methionyl aminopeptidase — encoded protein: MSVTIKTPEEQEKMRVAGRLAAEVLEMIAPHVQPGVTTDTLDRLCHDHIVNVQQAIPAPLNYHGYPKSICTSINHQVCHGIPNDRELKDGDIVNLDITVIKDGYHGDTSMMFLVGKPSIKAERLCRVAHECLLVGIRLVRPGVRLGDIGHAIQHHAEANGYSIVREYCGHGIGKDFHEEPQVLHYGTPGTGLELTPGMTFTIEPMVNAGKRHIKLLPDGWTVVTKDRSLSAQWEHTILVTDDGCEVLTRRSGEVI